The following are encoded in a window of Thermoanaerobacter ethanolicus JW 200 genomic DNA:
- a CDS encoding B-box zinc finger protein yields the protein MKEFEKSSMLRHILSCKSMKEYFSKLSDEEGIKEKEVFILSVYPKYDSSLYWLYVSVDTKATLRDIDKFLRDFWLECCGHLSQFKIDGEIYDIDPKGWLDEPFFFGPKPKSMNYKLTNVITENMKFDYEYDFGSTTHLELKVLKRQLLPQKKKVVVLAQNIAPIYYCDNCQEKAEYFCYECGEFLCENCVKQHLYHEEMIEKIANGIANSPRNGVCGYGFQDMSSMMKKYLPTE from the coding sequence ATGAAAGAATTTGAAAAATCTTCAATGTTGAGACATATTCTTTCATGTAAAAGTATGAAAGAGTATTTTTCAAAGCTGTCAGATGAAGAAGGGATAAAAGAAAAGGAAGTTTTTATTTTAAGCGTATATCCTAAATACGATTCATCACTTTATTGGCTATATGTTTCTGTGGATACAAAAGCTACCTTAAGAGATATTGACAAGTTTTTGCGTGATTTTTGGCTTGAGTGTTGTGGACATTTGAGCCAATTTAAAATTGATGGTGAAATATATGATATAGATCCGAAAGGGTGGTTAGATGAACCTTTCTTTTTTGGACCAAAACCGAAAAGTATGAACTATAAATTAACAAATGTTATAACGGAAAACATGAAGTTTGATTATGAGTATGATTTTGGTTCAACCACGCACTTGGAATTGAAAGTTTTAAAAAGACAATTACTTCCACAGAAAAAGAAAGTAGTTGTTTTGGCACAAAATATTGCCCCGATTTACTATTGTGATAATTGTCAGGAAAAAGCTGAATATTTTTGCTATGAATGTGGAGAATTTTTGTGTGAAAATTGTGTAAAACAACATTTATATCATGAGGAAATGATAGAGAAAATTGCGAATGGGATTGCAAATTCTCCTCGCAATGGCGTTTGTGGATATGGCTTTCAAGATATGTCTTCTATGATGAAAAAATATTTACCTACGGAGTAG
- a CDS encoding ABC transporter permease, which produces MNKTRLFAIIKKEIIHIRRDRISLVISFIMPITMLLLFGYAVATEVDHIPMAVFDQSKTYESRNYIEAYKNSLYFNPDFYVSSIDELNRLLDEGKVKAGLIIPPDFSQYKVKMVQPLLKIDGSDPTTARTALSSGIMISQMFSNNIVQKELKVKGMKMPSIGIDLSTKVEYNPELNTQVFTIPGLLGLIMQNITIILTAFALVREKERGTIEQLIVTPIKSSELMIGKLLPYILIGYTDFLMVLGLSMYWFGVPVRGNIYLLLLLGLDFITCALAIGILISTVAQTQTQAMQGAFFVLLPTIILSGFIFPREQMPTVIRAVGDIFPLTYFLVILRGIIIKGIDASLLVHQIVIITLMSVFLLTVAILRFRKRLD; this is translated from the coding sequence ATGAATAAGACGAGGCTTTTTGCAATTATTAAAAAAGAAATTATACATATAAGAAGAGACAGGATAAGTTTAGTTATTTCATTTATTATGCCTATTACAATGCTTTTGCTCTTTGGCTATGCTGTTGCAACAGAAGTTGACCATATACCAATGGCAGTTTTTGACCAAAGCAAGACCTATGAAAGCAGAAACTATATTGAAGCATACAAAAATTCACTGTATTTTAATCCGGATTTTTATGTAAGTAGTATAGATGAGTTAAATCGTTTACTGGATGAAGGAAAGGTAAAAGCAGGTCTTATTATACCGCCGGATTTTTCGCAGTATAAAGTAAAAATGGTACAGCCTTTACTTAAAATTGATGGTTCTGATCCTACCACAGCAAGGACTGCTTTATCAAGCGGTATTATGATATCTCAAATGTTTTCAAACAATATTGTACAAAAAGAATTGAAAGTCAAAGGCATGAAAATGCCTTCCATTGGAATAGACCTTTCTACAAAAGTAGAATACAATCCAGAACTCAACACGCAAGTGTTTACAATTCCGGGGCTTTTGGGTCTAATCATGCAAAACATCACCATAATATTGACGGCTTTTGCGCTTGTGAGAGAAAAAGAAAGGGGCACAATAGAACAATTGATTGTAACCCCTATAAAATCTTCAGAATTAATGATTGGAAAACTTTTACCTTACATTCTAATTGGTTACACAGATTTTTTAATGGTTTTAGGGCTTAGCATGTATTGGTTTGGCGTGCCTGTTAGAGGTAATATATATCTATTGCTTTTATTAGGACTTGATTTTATAACCTGTGCTCTTGCAATAGGAATACTTATCTCAACAGTAGCGCAGACTCAAACTCAAGCAATGCAGGGGGCATTTTTCGTATTGCTTCCAACCATAATATTGTCAGGATTTATTTTTCCGAGGGAACAAATGCCTACTGTTATAAGAGCAGTTGGAGATATTTTTCCACTTACATATTTTCTAGTTATTTTGAGAGGGATAATAATAAAGGGTATAGATGCTTCTCTTCTTGTACATCAAATAGTGATAATTACTCTTATGTCAGTTTTTCTTTTGACAGTGGCCATATTGAGATTTAGAAAGAGACTGGACTAA
- a CDS encoding ABC transporter ATP-binding protein, producing the protein MEYVIELKELTKRFGNITAVDKLTLQVPTYKIFGLLGPNGSGKSTTIRMICGILKPTSGEGAVLGYDIEKESEKIKKSIGYMSQKFSLYEDLTVRENLNFYASVYGLSKKEMKQRIKEVLDIVGLEERGKQIAGTLSGGLKQRLALGCAILHNPKLLILDEPTSGVDPLSRRMFWDIIKSLANDGMSILLTTHYMEEAEICDLTAFMFNGKLMAFGTPYEIKRENNLDSLEDVFIKYVRMMNNE; encoded by the coding sequence ATGGAATATGTAATAGAATTGAAAGAATTGACAAAACGATTTGGCAATATAACTGCTGTAGACAAGCTTACGTTACAAGTTCCGACTTATAAAATATTCGGCCTATTAGGGCCAAACGGCTCAGGAAAATCCACCACTATACGGATGATTTGTGGCATTTTAAAGCCCACATCAGGAGAGGGAGCTGTTCTAGGCTATGATATAGAAAAAGAAAGTGAGAAAATAAAAAAATCTATAGGGTATATGTCTCAAAAATTTAGCCTTTACGAAGATTTAACTGTGAGAGAAAATTTAAATTTTTATGCGAGTGTGTATGGACTAAGTAAAAAAGAGATGAAACAAAGAATCAAAGAAGTTCTTGATATTGTTGGATTAGAGGAGAGAGGAAAGCAAATTGCTGGTACATTATCAGGAGGATTGAAGCAGAGGCTTGCTTTAGGCTGTGCTATATTACATAATCCTAAATTGCTTATACTTGATGAACCTACATCAGGAGTGGACCCTTTATCAAGAAGGATGTTTTGGGATATCATAAAAAGCCTTGCTAATGATGGTATGTCAATTTTATTGACTACTCATTATATGGAAGAAGCAGAAATATGTGACCTCACAGCTTTTATGTTTAATGGAAAGTTGATGGCTTTTGGTACCCCCTATGAGATAAAAAGAGAAAATAATCTTGATTCGCTTGAAGATGTCTTTATTAAATACGTAAGGATGATGAATAATGAATAA
- a CDS encoding HlyD family secretion protein codes for MKRQYLAFIMLIAFSIITSGCSNSNSQENLYTGTIEAETLYVQSEISGLITDLYVKEGDEIRKGDKIALLDVSQYEEQAKIAKANLEIAKLKYDQVKNGPKNQADIARLNVDQAQANYDLTNLMIKKGTITSPIDGTITNIYINAGEIAMAGGNIAQISDLKNLFIKIYIPEKNLHKVSLNQEVSIKVDSIKDLIKGKITYISPNGEFTPKNTVTKSSKEDVVYQVKVQILDHIKDLKPGMLADVIVNE; via the coding sequence ATGAAGAGACAATATTTGGCATTTATTATGTTAATTGCATTTAGTATCATTACTTCAGGTTGTTCTAATTCAAATTCACAAGAAAATCTTTATACGGGAACAATAGAAGCCGAAACTTTGTATGTACAATCAGAGATATCTGGTCTTATCACTGATTTATATGTAAAAGAAGGAGATGAAATTAGAAAAGGAGATAAGATAGCTTTACTTGATGTAAGTCAATATGAAGAACAAGCAAAAATAGCTAAAGCCAATTTGGAAATAGCAAAGTTAAAGTATGACCAAGTTAAAAATGGACCTAAGAATCAAGCTGATATAGCGAGATTAAACGTAGACCAAGCGCAAGCAAATTATGATTTAACCAACCTTATGATTAAAAAGGGAACAATAACTTCTCCGATTGATGGTACTATAACTAATATTTACATTAATGCTGGCGAAATAGCTATGGCAGGAGGAAATATTGCTCAAATATCTGATTTAAAGAATCTTTTTATAAAAATATACATACCAGAAAAGAATTTGCATAAAGTTTCTTTAAACCAAGAAGTAAGTATAAAAGTAGATTCTATAAAAGATTTAATTAAAGGAAAGATTACTTATATTTCACCAAACGGCGAATTCACTCCCAAAAACACTGTGACAAAGTCATCAAAAGAAGATGTAGTATACCAAGTAAAAGTTCAAATCCTTGACCACATAAAAGATTTAAAACCTGGAATGTTGGCAGATGTCATTGTAAATGAATAG
- a CDS encoding glycoside hydrolase family 2 TIM barrel-domain containing protein, with product MSRKVLNFNVDWLYIPENLNDAYKLDFDESNFELVSLPHANKTFPHHYFKEEDYRFISWYRKHFKVGERYKGKKVYVHFEGVMTVAKIYVNGEFVGEHKGGYTPFEFDITEYVKYGDFENLIAVQVDSREHKDIPPEGHLVDYMLFGGIYRNVWLKILNDTHIKDVYFVVDKLQDSVAEISITTTIEGKEVRNAKILTEVINKEGVVCSSSVTDVKDMQKEIIQRIKMDNPLTWHPDHPYLYNVYVKLIAENEILDNYTFRTGIRTVHFGDDGKFYINCEPLKLRGLNRHQTFPYVGGAMPDRIQRKDADILKYELGLNYVRTSHYPQAVSFLDRCDEIGLLVFEEIPGWQHIGDENWKNIAKENLKEMILRDRNHPCVFIWGVRINESLDDHDFYTETNEIAHNLDRSRPTCGVRYLRDSEKLEDVFTYNDFIYDLEGKIQLPNHKKYMVTEYMGHMYPTKSYDNLNRLITHARLHALIQDKQYGIPNMAGASGWCAFDYNTTSAFGSGDNICYHGVCDIFRLPKFAAHFYRSQADPHLYGPYVFIASYLIPSFEEENGDKLLVFSNCEEVELYINDKFVKRQMPNRVDFPSLPHPPFEFSIKECGINYMEVRVNNASITAVGLIDGKEVARHTLRPYGKPHKLIFSCDDNEIMADGADCTRVVISVVDENGSILPYANIPVSFEIEGEGKLIGENPLTLETGRGAVYVKSTRKPGEIILKAKSHYVAEESNVSIKTKSIGY from the coding sequence ATGAGTAGGAAAGTATTGAATTTTAATGTAGATTGGCTATATATTCCTGAAAACTTAAATGATGCATATAAACTTGATTTTGATGAAAGCAATTTTGAACTTGTTAGTCTTCCTCATGCAAACAAAACATTTCCTCACCACTATTTTAAAGAAGAAGACTACAGGTTTATTTCATGGTACAGAAAACATTTTAAAGTAGGTGAGAGATACAAAGGTAAAAAGGTTTATGTTCATTTTGAAGGTGTTATGACTGTTGCGAAGATTTATGTAAATGGCGAATTTGTAGGAGAACATAAAGGAGGATATACCCCTTTTGAATTTGACATTACAGAATATGTCAAATATGGTGATTTCGAAAATTTAATTGCTGTACAAGTGGATTCAAGAGAACATAAAGATATTCCTCCAGAAGGTCATCTTGTAGATTATATGTTGTTTGGTGGAATATACAGAAATGTATGGCTGAAAATTTTAAATGATACCCATATAAAAGATGTTTATTTTGTTGTTGATAAATTGCAAGATTCTGTTGCGGAAATTTCAATTACTACAACCATCGAAGGTAAAGAGGTAAGAAATGCAAAAATATTGACAGAGGTTATAAATAAAGAAGGTGTTGTGTGTTCATCTTCGGTTACTGATGTTAAAGACATGCAAAAGGAGATTATACAGCGAATAAAGATGGATAATCCATTAACTTGGCATCCAGATCATCCATATTTATATAATGTGTATGTAAAACTTATTGCAGAGAATGAAATTTTAGATAATTATACTTTTAGAACAGGAATAAGGACTGTGCATTTTGGAGATGACGGTAAGTTTTATATTAATTGTGAACCTTTAAAATTAAGAGGATTAAACAGACATCAGACTTTTCCTTATGTTGGCGGTGCTATGCCGGATAGAATACAAAGAAAAGATGCAGATATACTAAAGTATGAATTGGGATTAAATTATGTTAGGACGTCACATTATCCGCAGGCTGTTTCATTTTTGGATAGATGTGATGAGATAGGCTTGCTAGTTTTTGAAGAGATACCTGGATGGCAGCATATAGGCGACGAAAATTGGAAGAACATTGCAAAAGAGAATTTAAAAGAAATGATTTTAAGAGATAGAAATCATCCTTGTGTATTTATTTGGGGTGTGCGAATAAATGAGTCTTTAGATGACCACGATTTTTATACAGAGACAAATGAAATAGCTCATAACCTGGATAGGAGTAGACCAACATGTGGTGTTAGATATTTAAGAGATAGTGAAAAACTTGAAGATGTATTTACATATAACGACTTTATATATGATTTAGAAGGGAAAATACAACTTCCAAATCACAAAAAGTATATGGTAACAGAATATATGGGCCATATGTATCCGACAAAATCATATGATAACCTTAATAGACTTATTACTCATGCAAGGTTGCATGCTCTTATTCAAGACAAACAATATGGGATACCAAACATGGCTGGTGCATCAGGCTGGTGTGCATTTGATTATAATACCACAAGTGCTTTTGGTTCAGGAGACAATATATGCTATCATGGAGTCTGTGATATATTTAGACTTCCAAAATTTGCAGCTCATTTTTACAGAAGCCAGGCCGATCCTCACTTATATGGGCCCTATGTGTTTATAGCTTCGTACTTAATACCATCATTTGAAGAGGAAAATGGTGATAAATTGCTTGTATTTAGTAATTGTGAAGAAGTGGAACTTTATATAAATGATAAATTTGTGAAAAGACAAATGCCCAATAGAGTTGACTTTCCTAGTTTACCACATCCACCTTTTGAATTTTCAATAAAGGAATGCGGAATCAACTATATGGAGGTAAGAGTTAATAATGCTTCTATTACTGCGGTAGGTTTGATAGACGGTAAGGAAGTAGCAAGACATACATTAAGGCCATATGGGAAACCACATAAATTAATTTTTTCTTGTGATGATAATGAGATTATGGCAGATGGCGCTGATTGTACACGGGTTGTTATAAGTGTTGTGGATGAAAACGGCTCTATTCTCCCATATGCTAATATACCTGTATCATTTGAAATAGAAGGTGAAGGAAAACTGATTGGAGAAAATCCGTTGACATTAGAAACTGGCAGAGGAGCAGTTTATGTAAAATCGACACGAAAGCCGGGAGAAATAATTTTAAAAGCTAAATCTCATTATGTAGCGGAAGAAAGCAATGTATCTATAAAAACTAAGTCAATAGGATATTAA
- a CDS encoding alpha-galactosidase: MPIHFNDKTKTFYLTAKDTSYVIYVLKNGAVLHAYFGKIIKDPNIYHLLKLPHTSIDNDIINFGNQLMLDFLPQEYSAYGNTDFRSPAYQIQLENGSTVSDLRYLSHKIYKGKPKLEGLPATYVENEDEADTLELELYDKVANLKVTLIYTAFRDYDVITRSVRFENMGKGDIKLLRALSMNVDFNDSNFEMLQLSGAWARERHVIRRPLVPGIQSIESRRGASSHHQNPFIALLRKDADEWRGDVYGFSIVYSGNFLAQVEVDQYNMARVSMGINPFDFSWLLKTGEVFQTPEVVMVYSDSGLNKMSNTYHKLYRNRIMRSKFKDKERPILINNWEATYFDFTEEKLKELAKEAKNLGIELFVLDDGWFGKRNSDNSSLGDWFVNKEKIPSGLDGLAKDINSLGLKFGLWMEPEMVSPDSDLYRKHPDWCIHVPDRLRSESRNQLVLDLSRKDVQDYIIKVVSDILESANISYVKWDMNRNMTEIGSALLPPERQRETAHRYILGLYRILEELTTKFPDVLFESCAGGGGRFDPGMLYYMPQTWTSDDTDAVERLKIQYGTSIVYPLISMGSHISAVPNHQVHRITPLKIRAHIAMSANFGFELDLTKLSNEEKEEIKKYVRKYKEIRKLVQFGDFYRLLSPFEGNETAWLIVSEDKREFLLYYFEVLKGANEPIKRLRLKGINPDFNYVLEDDGSLYSGDELMYAGLVIPELKGDFQSIMMHFKEESIKNE, encoded by the coding sequence TATATACCATTTATTAAAATTACCTCATACAAGTATAGATAATGATATTATTAACTTTGGGAATCAGTTAATGCTGGATTTTTTACCACAAGAGTACTCTGCGTATGGTAATACTGATTTTAGGAGTCCTGCATATCAAATTCAGCTTGAAAACGGTTCTACTGTTTCTGATTTAAGGTACTTATCTCACAAAATCTATAAAGGTAAGCCTAAATTAGAAGGGCTTCCGGCTACTTATGTTGAAAATGAAGATGAAGCTGATACTCTTGAGTTAGAATTGTATGATAAAGTAGCTAATTTAAAGGTAACCTTAATTTATACAGCATTTAGGGATTATGATGTTATAACAAGGTCAGTGAGATTTGAAAACATGGGAAAAGGAGACATAAAACTACTTAGAGCTTTGTCTATGAATGTTGACTTTAATGATAGTAATTTTGAAATGCTTCAATTGTCAGGGGCTTGGGCAAGAGAAAGACATGTTATAAGAAGACCCCTTGTACCAGGAATTCAGTCTATTGAAAGCAGAAGAGGTGCAAGCAGCCATCATCAAAATCCTTTTATAGCACTTTTAAGAAAAGACGCTGATGAATGGCGTGGAGATGTTTATGGATTTAGCATTGTTTACAGTGGCAATTTCTTGGCACAAGTAGAAGTAGATCAATATAATATGGCAAGGGTTTCTATGGGAATCAATCCATTTGATTTTTCATGGCTTCTAAAGACAGGTGAGGTATTTCAAACACCAGAAGTCGTTATGGTTTATTCGGATAGTGGCTTAAATAAAATGTCAAATACCTATCACAAATTGTACAGAAATAGAATTATGAGAAGTAAATTTAAGGACAAAGAAAGACCAATTCTTATAAACAATTGGGAAGCCACTTATTTTGATTTTACAGAAGAAAAGCTTAAAGAACTTGCTAAAGAAGCTAAAAATTTGGGTATTGAATTGTTTGTTCTTGACGATGGATGGTTTGGGAAAAGAAATTCTGACAATTCTTCACTGGGAGATTGGTTTGTAAATAAAGAAAAGATTCCAAGTGGTTTGGATGGCCTTGCAAAAGACATAAATTCTTTAGGTTTAAAATTTGGATTATGGATGGAACCAGAAATGGTATCTCCTGATAGTGATCTATATAGAAAGCATCCTGATTGGTGTATACATGTGCCTGATAGGTTAAGAAGTGAAAGCAGAAATCAACTTGTGTTAGACTTGTCGCGAAAAGATGTACAAGATTATATTATAAAGGTAGTCTCAGATATTTTAGAAAGCGCCAATATAAGTTATGTAAAATGGGATATGAATAGAAATATGACAGAGATAGGCTCTGCACTTTTGCCTCCTGAAAGACAAAGAGAAACTGCTCACAGATATATACTTGGACTTTACAGGATATTAGAAGAATTAACGACAAAGTTTCCTGATGTTTTGTTTGAAAGTTGTGCTGGTGGTGGCGGCCGTTTTGACCCTGGAATGCTTTATTACATGCCACAGACTTGGACCAGTGATGATACAGATGCTGTAGAAAGACTCAAAATACAGTATGGTACAAGTATAGTTTATCCTCTTATTTCAATGGGAAGCCACATATCTGCTGTACCAAATCACCAGGTTCACAGAATTACACCTTTAAAAATACGTGCACATATAGCAATGTCGGCTAATTTTGGCTTTGAACTTGATTTGACCAAACTATCTAATGAAGAAAAAGAGGAAATAAAGAAATATGTAAGAAAGTATAAAGAAATTAGGAAACTGGTGCAATTTGGAGATTTTTATCGATTGTTAAGTCCCTTTGAAGGGAATGAAACTGCTTGGTTGATTGTTTCTGAAGATAAAAGAGAATTTTTGCTTTATTATTTTGAAGTTTTGAAAGGAGCAAATGAACCTATTAAAAGACTTCGTCTAAAAGGAATAAATCCAGATTTTAATTATGTTTTAGAAGATGATGGCAGTTTATATAGTGGTGATGAACTTATGTATGCAGGGTTAGTAATTCCAGAACTTAAAGGGGACTTCCAGAGCATTATGATGCATTTTAAGGAGGAGAGTATTAAGAATGAGTAG